One window from the genome of Cryptomeria japonica chromosome 6, Sugi_1.0, whole genome shotgun sequence encodes:
- the LOC131072870 gene encoding 3'-N-debenzoyl-2'-deoxytaxol N-benzoyltransferase isoform X1, translating into MEKECLAELNVKIVESCLVPPCLPSPKPTLYLSNLDNQPAVRMVINAFLVYEACENVLADPAKTIQEALSKVLVYYYPVAGRLRKKEDGKLQLECTGEGVLFVEAIVDNSLSVLGDLNQIKPSFKQLFFWFPSNTAIEDVHPMVLQVNRFTCGGFVVAVSFHHIIFDGQGVGNFLKNLGEMARGHVKPSIEPIWERDILKPSNVLVQDLKLIEEKIESTSHSWKPPIHEESIQMSLTFDYETIKYMKQRITQECMDICTTFEIVAALVWRARIKALKIPHTQSAKFFFATNVRGSFNPPLPNGYYGNGFIFACAQATVHDVMNQPLSYIVNIIKKTKMSLNNKYLRSTIDMDQFPSDIFSNQANMLLSDWRWLGFNEVDFGLGSPVNICPMHWNENGINISNAFFFLHPPKGKVDGFKMITWMPLQKFQLFEMEVEAIVNKYIANDFQN; encoded by the exons ATGGAGAAGGAATGCTTAGCAGAGTTAAATGTGAAGATTGTGGAGAGTTGCCTGGTACCGCCATGCCTGCCTTCGCCCAAACCTACTCTCTATTTGTCCAACCTTGATAACCAGCCAGCTGTGAGAATGGTCATTAATGCGTTTCTTGTGTATGAGGCTTGTGAAAATGTTTTAGCAGATCCTGCCAAAACAATCCAAGAAGCTCTATCAAAGGTATTGGTGTATTATTATCCTGTGGCTGGGAGATTGAGAAAGAAAGAAGATGGGAAGCTTCAATTGGAGTGCACAGGAGAAGGTGTTCTTTTTGTGGAAGCCATCGTAGACAACAGTTTGTCAGTCCTTGGAGATTTGAACCAGATCAAGCCATCATTTAAGCAGCTGTTTTTTTGGTTTCCTTCCAATACAGCTATTGAGGACGTTCATCCCATGGTTCTTCAG GTAAATCGTTTCACATGTGGAGGCTTTGTTGTAGCAGTGAGTTTCCACCATATTATATTCGATGGACAAGGGGTGGGGAATTTTCTCAAAAATCTTGGAGAGATGGCTAGGGGGCATGTTAAGCCCTCCATTGAACCAATATGGGAAAGAGATATTCTTAAACCAAGTAATGTATTGGTTCAAGACTTAAAATTGATTGAAGAAAAAATAGAGAGCACATCTCACTCATGGAAACCTCCAATACATGAAGAATCAATTCAGATGTCTCTTACTTTTGACTATGAGACAATAAAATATATGAAACAAAGAATTACACAAGAATGTATGGACATTTGCACTACTTTTGAAATTGTTGCAGCTTTGGTTTGGCGAGCAAGGATAAAAGCACTTAAAATTCCACACACTCAAAGTGCAAAATTTTTCTTTGCGACAAATGTGAGGGGATCATTTAATCCCCCACTACCAAATGGATACTATGGAAATGGTTTTATTTTTGCATGTGCACAAGCTACTGTCCATGATGTCATGAACCAACCACTTTCATATATAGTGAACAttataaagaaaacaaagatgTCACTAAATAACAAGTATCTTAGATCAACAATTGATATGGACCAATTTCCATCAGATATTTTTAGTAACCAAGCTAATATGCTATTGAGTGATTGGAGGTGGTTGGGATTTAACGAAGTTGACTTTGGACTAGGAAGTCCAGTGAATATATGTCCTATGCACTGGAACGAGAATGGAATCAATATATCAAATGCTTTTTTCTTCCTCCATCCTCCTAAAGGGAAGGTTGATGGATTTAAGATGATAACATGGATGCCCCTACAAAAATTTCAATTATTTGAAATGGAAGTAGAAGCCATTGTCAACAAATATATTGCAAATGATTTCCAAAATTAA
- the LOC131072870 gene encoding 3'-N-debenzoyl-2'-deoxytaxol N-benzoyltransferase isoform X2, whose amino-acid sequence MEKECLAELNVKIVESCLVPPCLPSPKPTLYLSNLDNQPAVRMVINAFLVYEACENVLADPAKTIQEALSKVLVYYYPVAGRLRKKEDGKLQLECTGEGVLFVEAIVDNSLSVLGDLNQIKPSFKQLFFWFPSNTAIEDVHPMVLQYIT is encoded by the exons ATGGAGAAGGAATGCTTAGCAGAGTTAAATGTGAAGATTGTGGAGAGTTGCCTGGTACCGCCATGCCTGCCTTCGCCCAAACCTACTCTCTATTTGTCCAACCTTGATAACCAGCCAGCTGTGAGAATGGTCATTAATGCGTTTCTTGTGTATGAGGCTTGTGAAAATGTTTTAGCAGATCCTGCCAAAACAATCCAAGAAGCTCTATCAAAGGTATTGGTGTATTATTATCCTGTGGCTGGGAGATTGAGAAAGAAAGAAGATGGGAAGCTTCAATTGGAGTGCACAGGAGAAGGTGTTCTTTTTGTGGAAGCCATCGTAGACAACAGTTTGTCAGTCCTTGGAGATTTGAACCAGATCAAGCCATCATTTAAGCAGCTGTTTTTTTGGTTTCCTTCCAATACAGCTATTGAGGACGTTCATCCCATGGTTCTTCAG TATATAACATGA